In a single window of the Montipora capricornis isolate CH-2021 chromosome 11, ASM3666992v2, whole genome shotgun sequence genome:
- the LOC138024403 gene encoding uncharacterized protein, with amino-acid sequence MSGEKKKSAAACLGIIRLDYDYPPAPGDIDHPDSFNCDVYYKVVPGLTFEMCQKGEITDKVKQRFEESIKWLVEEKKVKGITGDCGFMMNFQSLARNIAKIPIFMSSLCQLPAVTCGYAEKEEIIIMTANGKSLEPMRDLIRDECGVDTQDKRYNIVGCEDVPHFGEAVAKGHKVKVKKATPWIVRKAVHALLKYPKSRAFLLECTELPPYSDAIRFYTGLPVYDSITACHFFISGHQDNPRFGLQDWQDQWDGKQDEYTYGANLTEEEKKELVNPCK; translated from the coding sequence ATGtctggagaaaagaaaaaatcagCTGCAGCCTGTCTTGGAATTATTCGTCTAGATTACGATTATCCTCCAGCCCCCGGTGACATCGACCATCCCGACTCCTTCAATTGCGATGTTTACTACAAAGTTGTGCCTGGTCTCACGTTTGAAATGTGCCAGAAAGGGGAAATCACTGACAAAGTTAAACAGCGATTTGAAGAGTCCATCAAATGGCTTGTGGAAGAGAAAAAAGTCAAAGGAATAACTGGTGATTGTGGTTTCATGATGAACTTTCAAAGCCTTGCCCGAAATATTGCGAAGATCCCCATTTTTATGAGTTCCCTTTGCCAGCTTCCAGCCGTTACATGCGGCTATGCAGAGAAAGAGGAAATCATTATCATGACGGCGAACGGGAAAAGCCTAGAGCCCATGAGAGATCTGATCAGGGATGAGTGTGGCGTGGACACCCAAGATAAGCGTTATAACATCGTTGGATGTGAAGATGTCCCTCATTTTGGTGAAGCAGTTGCTAAAGGCCATAAAGTAAAAGTCAAAAAGGCCACGCCATGGATCGTTAGAAAGGCTGTTCATGCACTTTTGAAGTACCCAAAAAGCAGAGCATTTCTGTTGGAATGCACCGAGCTTCCTCCATATTCGGATGCCATTCGATTTTACACAGGTTTACCAGTCTATGATTCTATCACCGCATGTCACTTCTTCATCAGTGGACACCAGGACAACCCGAGGTTTGGCCTTCAAGATTGGCAAGATCAATGGGATGGAAAGCAGGACGAGTACACGTATGGAGCAAACCTTAccgaagaagaaaaaaaggaactggTAAATCCATGCAAATAG
- the LOC138024402 gene encoding uncharacterized protein translates to MSGETAKSAAACLGVIRLDYDYPPAPGDIDHPDSFNCDVYYKVVPGLTFEMCQKGKMTDEIKERFKESIKWLVKEKNVNGITGDCGFMMNFQSIARKITKIPIFMSSLCQLPAVTCAYAEKEQIIIMTANGKSLEPMRDLIRDECGVDTQDKRYHIVGCEDVPHFGEAVANGDKVNTKKATPGIVKKAVEALKKYPQSRAFLLECTELPPYSDAIRFHTGLPVYDSITACDFFISGHKDNVRFGLQDWQADWDEEQEDYKYGDNLTEEEKDQLVNKVTS, encoded by the coding sequence ATGTCTGGAGAAACGGCAAAATCAGCTGCAGCGTGTCTGGGAGTTATTCGTCTAGATTACGATTATCCTCCAGCCCCCGGTGACATCGACCATCCCGACTCCTTCAATTGCGATGTTTACTACAAAGTTGTGCCTGGTCTCACGTTTGAAATGTGCCAGAAAGGGAAGATGACTGATGAAATTAAAGAGCGATTTAAAGAGTCCATCAAATGGCTTGTGAAAGAGAAAAACGTCAATGGAATAACTGGTGATTGTGGTTTCATGATGAACTTTCAAAGCATTGCTCGAAAAATCACTAAGATCCCCATTTTTATGAGTTCCCTTTGCCAGCTTCCAGCCGTTACATGCGCCTATGCAGAGAAAGAGCAAATCATCATCATGACGGCGAACGGGAAAAGCCTAGAGCCCATGAGAGATCTGATCAGGGATGAGTGTGGCGTAGACACCCAAGATAAGCGTTATCACATTGTTGGATGTGAGGATGTCCCTCATTTTGGTGAAGCAGTTGCTAACGGAGATAAAGTGAATACCAAAAAGGCCACGCCAGGGATCGTGAAAAAGGCTGTTGAAGCACTTAAGAAGTACCCACAAAGCAGAGCCTTTCTGTTGGAATGCACCGAGCTTCCTCCATATTCGGATGCCATTCGATTTCACACAGGTTTACCAGTCTATGATTCTATCACAGCATGTGACTTCTTTATCAGTGGACACAAGGACAACGTGAGGTTTGGCCTTCAAGATTGGCAGGCTGACTGGGATGAAGAGCAAGAAGATTACAAGTATGGAGATAACCTTACCGAAGAAGAAAAGGACCAACTCGTAAATAAGGTTACCTCGTAA